The sequence below is a genomic window from Myxococcus xanthus.
GCCCCGGCGTGTTGGCCAGCGCGTCCAGCAACCGCACCGCGGTCGCCGGCGACCGCGGCGTCAGCACCGTGAGCGAGGCCAGGGTCTCCGCCTGCGGCAGGGCCTCGCCCAGCAGCACGGTGGCATCCCCAGCCTCGTGCGCCAGCCGGTACTCCAGGAAGCCCTGGGCGCTCCGGCCCAACGCCAGCAACGCCCGCGCCGCCACCCGGTGGGAGCTGGCATCCAGCGGTGCCAGGTACAGCGCCCGGTTGACCAGGGCCAGCGCCTCCCCTGCCCCCTCACGCCCTCGCGCCGCGTGCGCCGACGCCACCAGCCGGTACAACAGGTAGTCCGAGGGGTGCCGGTCCACCAGCGCCAGTCCCCGCGCGTGGACCTCCCGCGCGGATGCCCCCGACGTGACGAGCCGCGCCAGCTCCGCCTCCGCGTCGCCCAGGCGATGACGGCCGGGCACCAGCGCCACCAGCGCCACCGCCGTGAGCGCCAACCCCGTCCCCAGCACCGCGCCCGAGGGCCGCGCGCACCACGCCTTCTCCTCGACGGCCCGCTCCCGGGGACGCGCCACCGCGCCCAGCGCCACCAACGCCGCCACCGCGCACGCGGGCAATTCCAAGCTGAAATCGAAGAGGTCGTGCAGCGCCAGCGCCGCCACGCCCGCGAGCGCCGCCAGGTCCACCGTCTCCAACCCCTCACGGCGCAGCAGCCGCAAGAAGCCCCAGACGGCCACCGCCAGCAACACCAGCCCCAGCGCGCCCAGCTCCGCCGCGACCTGCAACACCGCGTTCTCCGGGTGCGTGAAGGTGTTGGGATTGGGCTCCGACTGGTAGCGCGGAAACGCCGCCTCGAAGGCGCCGCGCCCCATGCCCAGCACGGGAAACGCCCGCGCGGCGTCCGCCAGCATCGGCCATAGTGCCACCTTGGACTGGCGCAGCTTCTCCACGCTGTCCGCGGTGCGCGCCTCCGCCCACAGGCCGTCCGCCGCCGTGTACGCACCCACCATCAGCACGCCCAGCAGCCCCAGCAGCGCCGCGGCGCTCCGGGCCCATACCGGGGGCGCCCCTTCACCGGACGCGCGGCGATTGCGAAGCAGGAACAGCGCCAGCAGCGCCTGTCCGAAGGCGAAGAAGGCAATGCCCCCGCGCGACAGCGACAGCACCACGCCCAGCCCCGACACGCCCGCCGCCAGCGCGTATGGCAACGCCCGCGACTGATGTCCGCGCGTCAGCGCCAGCCCCACGCCCAGCGTGGACGCCAGCGCGAGGAAGCCGGCCAGGTGGTTCGGGTTGCCAAAGGGCGTCACCAGCGTGGGCCGCGCGTGCATCCAGTGCATCAGCCCGAAGAGGGACTTCACGCCCAGCAACGCATGGCCCAGCCCCACCACCGTGAGGCCCGCGCCAGTGAAGACCACCGCCGCCAGCAACCGCTCCCGGCTGCCCCGCGAGCGACTCACCTGCACCGTCGCGAGGAAGGCCAGCAGGTAGGCCAGGTGCTTCGCCAGCTCGCGCCAGGTGGCGGACGGGTCCAGCGACACCGGCCGCGCCCGCTCCAGCCCCAGCGGCACCAGCGCGAACTCCCGCAGCGCGGCCGCCTCCGGACTCAGCAGGCGCAGGACACCGTCCGGCAGAGGCACCAGTTGCACCGCGCACAGGCCCGCCCCCAGGGCCAGGGGCACTGCCAGCAGCGGAACGCGCAGCGACTGGCCCTGCCGCTTCGCCCCTATCGCCGCCAGCACCGCCGCGGCGCCGGACAACAGCACCAGCGGCCCCAGCAGCCACCCCGCGGCGCCGCCCAACGCCAGCGGACACACCACGACGAGCGCCGCCAGCGCCGCCTCGGCGAACAGGGTGAATCGAGAGGCACTGCGGGAAGCGCGAGGCATGCGGGGATTGGCTGGGTGAGTATCACAGCACCCGCGCCCCTCGCCCGCCACCCCGCCACCAGGACGAGCCGCCAGAAGACCGGACGTGCGCGAAAGGTGACATCAGAAGGCGAAGGCGACCAGCGGGATGCCAGCGCGCGGCGTCCACTGCCGCGTCTGCATGGCCCCTCGCGCGTCCCGGCGGGCCTTCACGTCGCGCAACTCATCCTCCAGGCGGATGCGCTCGCGAACCAGGCTTTCCCGGTGGGCCCGGTTGATACCCGCTTGCTTGGAACCCGTGACGATGCCCGCGATGAGCAGCCCCACCCCCGCGACTCCGCCCAGCGTCGTGCCCACCCCCAGGGCCAGCAAGGTGCCGGCGTCGTCGTCATTCGACGAGCTCATGCCGACGATGATGAGGGGAATGCCCAATAGCAGCAACGGGGACAGCACGTAGCCCGAGTACGCCATCACCAACGACCCCGCGGGCCAGTTCGTGTCAACGGAGCGAATCTCGCTCTGGAGCATCGCGATCTGCTGCGTCAGCTCGCGAGCGCGGGCGTCCAGGTCCTCCGGCAGGGGCGGCGGCGTGGACGTCCCAGAGACGTCCGGCGCCTCCGCCGGGGCCTGGGCCACGAGGAGCCGGGTGGACACGGGCCGCTCGGACACGGGCGTCAGAAGTGAGTGGGACGTCGATGTGGACGCGGTGGCCAGCAACGCAGCGGCGACGATTGACAACATGTGTGGCGTTTCCCCCAGGTGTGGAGCAGGCGGGCGACCCTAGCATCCGCCCAGGCACGAAGGGCTCGAAGCCAGCTTGCATCCAGGGGACCTTCTGGCATGTTCGCCGCAGCCATGCGCCGCTTCATCGTCACCGCCGCCCTCCTCTGTTCCGCCCTGTCCGGCCTCACCGGCTGCAAGGGCGCCTGCCGCGAGCTGTCCGAGAAGCTGTGCGACTGCTCCATCAACTCGGTGGAGAAGGAGCTGTGCCTTCGCCGCGCCTCTCAGGAGGAAAACCGCGTGGAGCCCACCGCCGAGGATGAGGCCGTGTGCGAGGAGCGACTGGCCGGCTGCGACTGCCGCGCCATCGAGACCGACGAAGGCAAGCGCGCCTGCGGCCTCTCCCGCTGAGGCGGCCCACCTGACCGGAGGCTCCGGGTGCCTGTGCCCCGGACGCCGCCCGTCTCGCTTGACGGCGCCCGCACGCCGCTCAGGTCCCCGACACCACCGGCTTCACGGGCTCGCGCGACGCCCCCTCCCCCCAGGGCGTCAGCGCGGCGCGGATGCGTGAGCGCAGCGGTGTCTCCACGGCGCGGTGCACCCACAGCGACGCGGGCACGCCCAGCAACAACACGGTGGCCAGCAGTCCTTCGGGCGTGCGCAGCTCCACCCAGGGCGACACCCAAGCCCCCAGGCCCTTGGCCGCCTCCGACACCGGGTACTGGAGCAGGTAGAGCGCGTAGCTGGCGCCTCCCAGCTTCACCAGCGTGGGCCGTGACAGCAGCCAGCCCAGGGCGCCTCCGCCCCGCGCCAGCCCGTACACCAGCAGCCCCGACGCGGGCGCCAGCAGGGCGTTGTGCATCAGCGGGTACGGCACCCTCGAGCCCGCCGCGCCCGCCGCCACCAGCAGTGCCGTCCCCAGCGCCGCCAGCACCGCGCCGGAGCCCTTCGCCCCTCCCGCCGCGCGCTCGCGCACGAAGCACCAGCCCAGCAGGACGCCGAAGAGGAACTCCGGCAGCCGCGCCAGCGGGTTGAACTTGAGCGCCATCAGCCAGGGCCCCGACGCATGCACGTCCACGGGGCCCGGGCCGTCCGGCAGGAGCGCCAGGTACAGCAGCGGCGGCAGCAACCCCAGCACCCACGCGCCGCCCAGGGCCACGGGGAGCCACGCGGGCTTGAGCCGGGGCAGCCCCTTCGCCAGCCGGGGAAAGAGGCCGTAGAAGCAGGCCTCCACCGCCACGGACCAGCCCGGCGGATTCCAGTACAGCGCGAGCCGGGGAACCCAGGCCTGGAGCAGCGCCAGCGTCGCCACCCCGCCCACCGCGAGCTTCGCGGCGGCCACCTTCCAGCCGTTATCCGCCACGGACGCGGCGATGGTGGTGGGCGCGGACAGGAGGAACGTCAGCACGTAGACGGGGTACACGCGGGCGACGCGCGCGGCCCAGAAGGCCCTGGGCGACGTCTCCATGCGCCCGTCCGCGTCC
It includes:
- a CDS encoding acyltransferase family protein; the protein is MSGSRALDALTGLRFVAALHVVLFHFAAPCLGTAPEALRSWVGAGYAAVGVFFVLSGFVLAWNYLDADGRMETSPRAFWAARVARVYPVYVLTFLLSAPTTIAASVADNGWKVAAAKLAVGGVATLALLQAWVPRLALYWNPPGWSVAVEACFYGLFPRLAKGLPRLKPAWLPVALGGAWVLGLLPPLLYLALLPDGPGPVDVHASGPWLMALKFNPLARLPEFLFGVLLGWCFVRERAAGGAKGSGAVLAALGTALLVAAGAAGSRVPYPLMHNALLAPASGLLVYGLARGGGALGWLLSRPTLVKLGGASYALYLLQYPVSEAAKGLGAWVSPWVELRTPEGLLATVLLLGVPASLWVHRAVETPLRSRIRAALTPWGEGASREPVKPVVSGT
- a CDS encoding O-antigen ligase family protein; its protein translation is MPRASRSASRFTLFAEAALAALVVVCPLALGGAAGWLLGPLVLLSGAAAVLAAIGAKRQGQSLRVPLLAVPLALGAGLCAVQLVPLPDGVLRLLSPEAAALREFALVPLGLERARPVSLDPSATWRELAKHLAYLLAFLATVQVSRSRGSRERLLAAVVFTGAGLTVVGLGHALLGVKSLFGLMHWMHARPTLVTPFGNPNHLAGFLALASTLGVGLALTRGHQSRALPYALAAGVSGLGVVLSLSRGGIAFFAFGQALLALFLLRNRRASGEGAPPVWARSAAALLGLLGVLMVGAYTAADGLWAEARTADSVEKLRQSKVALWPMLADAARAFPVLGMGRGAFEAAFPRYQSEPNPNTFTHPENAVLQVAAELGALGLVLLAVAVWGFLRLLRREGLETVDLAALAGVAALALHDLFDFSLELPACAVAALVALGAVARPRERAVEEKAWCARPSGAVLGTGLALTAVALVALVPGRHRLGDAEAELARLVTSGASAREVHARGLALVDRHPSDYLLYRLVASAHAARGREGAGEALALVNRALYLAPLDASSHRVAARALLALGRSAQGFLEYRLAHEAGDATVLLGEALPQAETLASLTVLTPRSPATAVRLLDALANTPGRLALALDYSGWAREHFAGQPEAAALWAREARLRILRGDLETAEAARAQVERLAPDALDTHLLRAEVLRAQGKREEALRVLEQMLARFPGNVALSFQLAAQQLDAGLTRRAKDTLQALAPFITDYAQRARLLAMEAACLEREGLLSHALERRQTAARLVPGADAFFAVARTQEALRRYDAAARSVHEGMRHLPAGARAEARAWVARLEGAERERVDSRRKTLSEDPREAELEYLLRGPDVDGEARDAH